Sequence from the Cucumis sativus cultivar 9930 chromosome 1, Cucumber_9930_V3, whole genome shotgun sequence genome:
ATTTCAAATTGGGTTTCTCCCATTATTGATTAATCACCTCTACATCCTTTtatctttatctttctttGCTACATCTCTAAATTCTTTTCATTACACAAAATAATCATCAAAGTTTCAtcaaccaatttattttgtaagtttagtattaatttatatatttaaatttgattagtaatattgagatttattaaaatgggAAGCCAAtggaagaaaaacacaaaataaaagaaagatagaaagacaaaaaaaaaagtgagaagAAAATGGGTTGGCTAAGAGCCCACATGTTCCCATTAAGTCAAATGCTATATTAAATGTAAAGCTTGAAAATtcttactaaaaaaattatttagaaatctCAGAATTTCTTAATCTACACACTACCTACTTTTCTTAAATGATTTTAACGCTGTTGTTTATTATCGATAATcgatagaatatgaaattttgttataatttgtaaatatttttttatataataattttctttttgaaaaggatAAAGCACACGCAATTgaagaattcaaatttgagattaagtCAAATCCCTgccaaataataaaaaaaaaaatacttctcTAAGATGAGATTGAAAATTCCTTGAGAATATggttctaaatttttttaaaaaaataaaaataaaatcccaATACCATCTGTTAAAAGTGGTTAATTATAGtcttacaataaaataaaataagtgcACATACCTAAAATCCTTGATGCTAAAATTTAGGAAAGGTATATACGATTCTATGTTGTGGTAATAACTGTGAATTTATAGTTTAGAAAAAACTGCTACTTGGAAGACAAGAAAGACATGTACATCAGGGTGAATACTTGCTACACAACCTAATTTTATGCTTAAGTTAGCATGGAAAGCTATGTAGAAGAATGGAAATTTTTGGATGTGAGTTCATTTATCCATCTCTGGAGCTATCATGATGCAATTAAAAGTGTAGTTGATGTTGACTTATGGCTTTCTCTGAGGCTTCATATATTGTAGCATTAGGATTATAACCTCTTGGCTTTCAGTGTTGGGGTGTTACGAGGGGCATGCcttctttgatatttttctaggCTCGGTCTCGGCCAACCAAACCACCTTCTCTTACCTATCTATTGGGCCTAGGATGATCCGTTCAGTCAGAGGCATATCTAGAATACGAATGAAagcataaatttaattactgGCTTATCAACCTTATCTTAcacaaattaacttttttaaacaattaagaataatttaaattaaataaacatgtttgaattacaaaatcaatgtCTTAGAAGCAATTGATAGCTACAAAGCAAGAAGCAGATGGAGCTTGCTGGCTAAGCTCCTTGAACTCTTATCTCCAATGGGCTACACCAGACAAGAAGAAATGTACAAGTACAAGACACCAGCAAGACATTGGAAGAACCGTAGGAACTTTTCTGAAGTATTTAGAATGTCCTAATATAAACATCATATATAAGGAAAAAACACACCTATAAACAAACAGTCTTCTTTTTATCCTTTGTATCTTTCAATGGAACTCATTATTACTTTCACAGAAATTCATATCCAGTTGATTTCTGAGGTTTTCTTACCCTTTCAAACTCGAATCAGCCATGTATTTCAAAACTTCTAATCAGACTGGACACAGTTTCAAGGAAATCAGTGACAGTTTAAGCTTCCAAAGTCTATCTTCAATGGAATCTTCTTCCACTCCTCCTATGATCCAAGAATCTCTATCAACCATAACGCCTTGATTCTTTCAAAGTTCTCAAAACAGACGGTTTCTCATCAAAGCTAATGATGCAACCAGAGAGATCTGTCCACACAGAACATGAAGCAGATCGTTTTCTTAGCACGACACGACTTAACTTCAATGCCTTTTCTGAATCTTctattgaatataattcaattcCTTCACCATACTCCAAGTCCTTTGACTTCAAGATCGTTATATCAAATCAAAGACGTTTCAAATGGTGTTCTTACATTTCAGCTTTGCTGCTACTGCTAATCATGGCACTTACACTTCTCCTTCAGTTTTTGCCTCACAAACATAATCTTCACGAAGCATCAAACAATTACACAGTTGCAGTAAATCAAGCACTAAAGTTTTTTGATGCTCAAAAATGTAGAAATCCTCCTTAACTAAAAATGTTATGATGAACTTTTCATGCCCGACTGATAAAAAGCTTTTCTCAGCTGGTAGGTACCCGAAAAGTAGTCCAGTCAAGTTTCGGGGAGATTCAGGCTTGGAAGATGGGGTTTCAAGCAATAAACCAGATGGTCTCATTGGTGGTTTCTATGATTCTGGAAACAACATTAAGTTCACTTTCCCTACAGCTTATACCATTACTCTTTTAAGCTGGAGTGTGATTGAGTATCATCCGAAGTATGCAGACATGAATGAGCTTGATCATGTAAAGGACATCATCAGATGGGGAACTGAATATTTGCTCAAAATTTTTGTAGCCCCAAATGCAACTTCTGATCAAACCATAATATATTCTCAGGTAAGTCATATCCCGATCAAGATACTTTTAGTGCAATTACCTCAACATTGAATTCTCCATGTCATGTTTATTACGTAACAGTCAACATCTCCAATGTGTGATCCTAGGTTGGCAGTTCCAGTAATGATAGTAACGCTCAAACCAATGACAACTGCTGGCAAAGACCAGAAGACATGATGTACCCCAGACCCATTTCAACATGTGATGCCCGGGCTTCGGATCTTGCTGGAGAAATCGTTGCAGCATTATCAGCTTCATCATTAGTATTCAGAGAAGATACCAACTATTCAAGAGAATTAGCAAAAGCTGCAGAAAAATTGTTTCAGCAAGTGACTAAATTAGACCCAATTGAGCAAGGAACTTACAGCTCAGTTGATTCTTGTGGAGGAGAAGCAAGAAAGTTCTACAACTCATCAAGTTACACGGATGAATTGATATGGGCAGGAACTTGGCTGTTCTTTGCAACTGGAAACACTTCATATCTTTCATATGCCACTGATGCTGTCCGATTTCAGTTAGCACAGAGTGAGGAAGCAAGTATTGGCAGAGGAATTTTCAATTGGAACAATAAGTTCAGTGCAACCGCGGTAACTCCAAATGTCTTATTTGAATTTCtgataaaatgtaaaagatcGAAGACAGATTTGACAAATGGCTTACATTACCACATTTTCCATAGGTATTATTGACACGCCTTCTCTACTTTCATGATACTGGCTATCCATATGAATATGCCTTAGGAGTATCATCAAATATGACAGAAATCCTCATGTGTTCTTATCTCATTGATCAACACTACGACAGGACACCTGGTAAACCATCCGTTCAGATCCCATGCATCAAAAACTTACTATCCCCACCGATTATTTTGTCAACAACAAGAATATGTCTAAGTTTGTTTCCAGTAATTGGGTAATCTTCCAATTGTTAATGTAGGTGGATTGATCCTCCTAAGGCCTGATGATGGAGCACCACTCCAATTTGCTGCAACAGCATCATTTCTCAGTAAATTGTACAGTGATTACCTTGATCTTTTGGGAGCATCTTACATGAGTTGCATTTTTGCCAATCCTGGCTTTTCTTTGGAAAAGTTGCGGAGCTTCTCCAACTCTCAGGCAAGTGCTGTATTAAGAATCATTTCTTTGtcttccatttcaaaaaacagaaaaacgTAGAGCATTATAACATTCCCCAAAAATCACCTCTGGTTAAATGATCCAGGGAGCAATAAGACAACGTTTTTAAATACCTTTTTCTTTAGTAAAGGAAAAACATAATGCTCTagattctaaaataaataaaactaatattgaactgtattttgagaaatattatctttatgttttcaaaagaaGTTTTCACATTTGTTAATTGGAAAACGAAACCAAGCAA
This genomic interval carries:
- the LOC116405927 gene encoding endoglucanase 9-like; this translates as MMNFSCPTDKKLFSAGRYPKSSPVKFRGDSGLEDGVSSNKPDGLIGGFYDSGNNIKFTFPTAYTITLLSWSVIEYHPKYADMNELDHVKDIIRWGTEYLLKIFVAPNATSDQTIIYSQVGSSSNDSNAQTNDNCWQRPEDMMYPRPISTCDARASDLAGEIVAALSASSLVFREDTNYSRELAKAAEKLFQQVTKLDPIEQGTYSSVDSCGGEARKFYNSSSYTDELIWAGTWLFFATGNTSYLSYATDAVRFQLAQSEEASIGRGIFNWNNKFSATAVLLTRLLYFHDTGYPYEYALGVSSNMTEILMCSYLIDQHYDRTPGGLILLRPDDGAPLQFAATASFLSKLYSDYLDLLGASYMSCIFANPGFSLEKLRSFSNSQLNYILGDNPLKMSYVVGYGNNFPTHVHHRAASIPWDGQFYSCAEGDRWLLSKASNPNILSGAMVAGPDMFDHFSDDREKPWFTEPSIASNAGLVAALVALNDYPGDTSDFNGKDLGIDKMSIFDRIPKASTAP